The following proteins are co-located in the Heliorestis convoluta genome:
- the glyS gene encoding glycine--tRNA ligase subunit beta: MKQSDLLLEIGVEEIPAKFMTSTLKQLKGQAIEGLKEARLSYKDLQVFGTPRRIAIIVTELAATQEDLQTEVKGPSEKVAYDQDGKPTRALLGFARSQGVDPANMITREVNGVSYLFALRTEKGQETKEVLPLLLKSWISGLSFPKPMRWAWGEMRFARPIRWLVALYGEEIIPLELEKVKAGQITYGHRFLAQEPLEIIHPREYEKKLEEAFVIVDPEKRKHEIWQQIQELALTEGGQVEKDEDLLEEINYLVEYPTALCGAIDEKYMGLPDAVLITPMKEHQRYFPVIDQAGQLLPKFITVRNGTTDHLEVVQSGNEKVLRARLADAAFFYEEDQKVSLDDQVKRLQKIVFQEKLGTVYDRVEREKELTTWLSHHLDVDQTSAKRANRAAALAKADLVTLMVYEFPELQGLMGEKYALLSGEEKEVAQAIREHYLPRHAGDNLPETIEGTLVAMADKVDAIVGSFAIGIIPTGSQDPYALRRQAQALCLIAMKKDLPLSLAELFKKSYELYSEKVELSRTMPDVLADLLDFFYQRLRFLLSEEGFRYDVIEAVLEAGIDKPAEVYKRAYALASFREEEAFGALLTTYTRAANLAKKGNEKAISSALLQEQVEKDLYEALVKAQQKIKEAEGDYALVLSVVAQLRKPLDAFFDNVMVMVEDEAIRDNRLALLKAVDALMDGIADLKKIVE, from the coding sequence TTGAAACAGAGCGATCTGCTTTTAGAGATCGGTGTAGAAGAAATTCCAGCAAAATTTATGACTTCTACGTTAAAACAACTGAAAGGACAAGCTATAGAAGGACTCAAAGAAGCCCGTTTATCTTATAAAGATTTACAAGTTTTTGGGACGCCCCGGCGTATCGCCATTATAGTGACAGAACTTGCAGCCACTCAAGAAGATTTACAAACAGAAGTAAAAGGGCCATCGGAAAAGGTAGCCTATGATCAAGATGGCAAGCCAACAAGAGCATTATTAGGTTTTGCCCGTTCTCAAGGCGTTGATCCGGCGAATATGATTACCAGAGAAGTCAACGGTGTTTCTTACCTCTTTGCTTTGCGTACAGAAAAAGGGCAAGAAACCAAAGAAGTGTTGCCTCTATTATTAAAAAGCTGGATAAGTGGTCTTTCTTTTCCCAAGCCAATGCGTTGGGCCTGGGGAGAAATGCGCTTTGCTCGTCCCATCCGCTGGCTTGTAGCACTGTACGGAGAAGAAATTATTCCTCTAGAATTAGAAAAGGTGAAAGCAGGTCAAATCACCTATGGCCATCGCTTCTTAGCCCAAGAACCGCTTGAAATTATCCATCCAAGAGAGTATGAGAAAAAACTGGAAGAAGCTTTTGTCATTGTTGATCCAGAGAAAAGAAAGCATGAAATCTGGCAACAAATTCAAGAGCTTGCTCTTACTGAAGGCGGCCAGGTGGAAAAAGATGAAGATTTGCTAGAAGAAATTAATTATCTGGTCGAATATCCAACAGCTCTTTGTGGCGCTATAGATGAAAAATATATGGGGTTGCCAGATGCGGTCTTGATTACACCGATGAAGGAGCATCAGCGCTATTTTCCAGTTATCGATCAAGCAGGTCAACTTCTACCAAAATTCATAACTGTTCGCAACGGCACAACCGATCACCTAGAAGTGGTGCAATCAGGCAATGAGAAAGTATTGAGAGCAAGATTGGCTGATGCAGCTTTTTTCTATGAAGAAGATCAAAAAGTCTCTTTAGATGATCAGGTAAAACGATTGCAAAAAATTGTTTTTCAAGAAAAGCTAGGTACTGTCTATGATCGAGTAGAGCGAGAAAAGGAACTAACGACCTGGTTATCTCATCATCTTGACGTAGATCAGACTTCAGCGAAGAGAGCAAATCGAGCGGCGGCGCTGGCCAAAGCAGACTTGGTGACACTTATGGTCTATGAGTTTCCTGAACTGCAAGGCTTGATGGGGGAAAAGTACGCTCTTTTATCAGGGGAAGAAAAAGAGGTAGCCCAGGCGATTCGAGAACATTATCTTCCTCGTCATGCCGGCGACAATCTCCCAGAGACGATTGAGGGAACACTTGTTGCAATGGCTGATAAAGTCGATGCCATTGTAGGATCTTTTGCCATTGGTATTATTCCGACTGGATCGCAAGATCCTTATGCGCTTAGACGGCAGGCTCAAGCCCTCTGTCTGATTGCAATGAAAAAAGACTTACCTCTTTCACTGGCAGAACTCTTCAAAAAGTCCTATGAGCTGTACAGTGAAAAAGTAGAACTTTCGAGAACAATGCCTGATGTACTTGCTGATTTGCTTGACTTTTTCTACCAGCGACTACGGTTCCTGCTTAGTGAAGAAGGCTTCCGCTACGATGTCATTGAGGCTGTGTTAGAAGCAGGTATTGATAAACCTGCTGAAGTATATAAGAGAGCCTATGCATTAGCTTCTTTCCGGGAAGAAGAAGCATTTGGTGCTCTTCTAACAACCTACACCAGAGCCGCGAATCTAGCGAAAAAAGGCAATGAAAAAGCAATTTCAAGTGCATTATTGCAAGAACAAGTGGAAAAAGACCTTTACGAAGCCCTTGTGAAGGCACAACAGAAGATTAAAGAAGCAGAAGGCGATTATGCCCTTGTTCTCTCTGTGGTGGCCCAACTACGGAAACCTTTAGACGCTTTCTTCGACAATGTAATGGTCATGGTAGAAGATGAAGCAATTCGCGACAATCGATTGGCTTTATTAAAAGCTGTTGATGCATTGATGGATGGCATTGCCGATCTTAAGAAAATAGTAGAATAA
- the glyQ gene encoding glycine--tRNA ligase subunit alpha codes for MNFQQIILTLNQFWGEKSCIIQQPYDVEKGAGTMNPATFLRALGPEPWNVAYVEPSRRPTDGRFGENPNRLQHYYQYQVILKPSPDDVLELYLDSLRCLGIDPLKHDIRFVEDNWESPTLGAWGLGWEVWLDGMEITQFTYFQQCGGIDCKPVCAEITYGLERIAMFIQQRDSVYDIEWVDGISYGDVHHQGEVDYSHYNFEVADTDALFTFFDLYEKEALRVIEKGLVQPAYDYVLKCSHTFNLLDARGAISVTERTGYIARVRNLARTCASAYVQQREKLGYPLLKDRALRSALGL; via the coding sequence ATGAACTTTCAACAAATCATCCTCACACTGAACCAATTTTGGGGAGAGAAAAGCTGCATCATACAACAACCCTATGATGTGGAAAAAGGAGCTGGAACGATGAATCCTGCTACTTTTCTACGTGCCTTAGGGCCAGAACCCTGGAATGTAGCCTATGTAGAACCATCGAGAAGACCTACAGACGGCCGTTTTGGAGAAAACCCTAACCGGCTACAACACTATTATCAGTACCAGGTTATTTTAAAGCCCTCACCTGATGACGTACTAGAATTATATCTTGATAGTTTACGTTGCCTAGGCATCGATCCTTTAAAGCATGACATTCGATTTGTTGAAGATAATTGGGAATCACCGACTTTAGGAGCTTGGGGGTTGGGCTGGGAAGTTTGGCTTGATGGCATGGAAATTACCCAATTCACTTACTTCCAACAATGTGGAGGCATTGACTGCAAGCCTGTTTGTGCTGAAATTACCTATGGCTTAGAAAGAATCGCCATGTTTATTCAACAGAGAGACTCTGTATACGATATTGAGTGGGTCGATGGCATCTCCTATGGTGACGTACATCACCAAGGAGAAGTTGATTACTCACATTATAACTTCGAAGTAGCCGATACCGACGCATTATTCACCTTCTTTGACCTCTACGAAAAAGAAGCATTGCGAGTTATCGAAAAAGGGCTTGTCCAGCCAGCCTATGACTATGTACTCAAGTGTTCTCACACTTTTAACCTTCTCGATGCCCGTGGCGCCATCTCTGTTACAGAGCGGACCGGTTATATCGCCCGTGTGCGGAATCTAGCACGAACCTGCGCATCTGCCTATGTACAGCAGCGAGAAAAGCTCGGTTATCCGCTCTTAAAAGATAGAGCTTTGCGCTCTGCTTTGGGACTCTAG
- a CDS encoding DUF4342 domain-containing protein, protein MEHLTDLEKIDLIRSRMGVSYSEAQEALQYCNGDVVEALVYLENRTDTTNWRFTSQKWWKQLKDLIKEGNVRRVRLLKGDQVLFNIPVTIGVLGITGALLSTQLAIIAALGTIAAVASGCKLEVEKKDGTIDWIDVDREDRR, encoded by the coding sequence ATGGAACATTTAACAGATTTGGAAAAAATAGATCTCATTCGAAGTCGTATGGGCGTCTCTTACAGTGAAGCACAAGAAGCATTGCAGTATTGCAACGGTGACGTCGTAGAAGCGCTTGTATACTTAGAAAACAGAACCGATACAACAAACTGGCGCTTCACCAGCCAAAAATGGTGGAAGCAACTGAAAGACTTAATCAAAGAAGGTAATGTACGGCGCGTACGCCTGCTTAAAGGTGATCAAGTACTATTTAATATTCCTGTTACCATCGGTGTATTGGGCATTACAGGCGCCTTACTAAGTACCCAGTTGGCTATCATCGCAGCTCTCGGGACTATCGCCGCCGTTGCCTCCGGTTGTAAGCTCGAAGTAGAGAAAAAAGATGGTACTATCGATTGGATTGATGTAGATAGGGAAGATCGTAGATAA
- the recO gene encoding DNA repair protein RecO, which translates to MAALLRLQGLVIRSRSYGEADRLLTLLTYEKGKINGIAKGVRKPTSRLKAGVQLFSQSDMMVHEGKNLYTITQAEPIESFFSLQTDPDRFTHASYMAELVDKFSLDQGGAELYPLLLTFWHLLSVYQIPLVTRLFELRFLDQLGYGPVFDACINCGIILPETKDPMVTSNYPIYSPIKGGTVGACCQRFDDKGYILPPNALALLNYLRVMDPREIHKVQVGEKNAMLIRRVLQETIQSRYEGRMRSWTVLETMGGN; encoded by the coding sequence ATGGCCGCCTTACTTCGACTTCAAGGGCTTGTGATTCGCAGCCGCAGCTATGGAGAGGCCGACCGATTGCTCACCTTGCTTACCTATGAAAAAGGTAAAATCAATGGGATTGCCAAAGGTGTACGTAAACCAACAAGTCGCTTAAAGGCAGGCGTCCAGCTATTTAGTCAAAGCGATATGATGGTTCATGAAGGAAAGAACCTATACACAATTACACAAGCTGAACCAATAGAAAGCTTTTTTTCTTTGCAAACCGATCCCGATCGTTTTACCCATGCTTCTTATATGGCTGAATTGGTCGATAAATTCTCACTCGATCAAGGAGGTGCAGAACTTTATCCTTTATTACTCACCTTCTGGCACCTTCTATCAGTTTATCAGATCCCCCTAGTGACAAGACTCTTTGAACTTCGTTTTTTGGATCAACTAGGCTATGGCCCTGTGTTTGATGCCTGTATAAATTGTGGAATAATACTACCAGAGACAAAAGATCCCATGGTTACATCGAACTATCCCATCTATTCACCGATTAAAGGTGGAACAGTTGGAGCATGCTGTCAACGTTTCGACGACAAAGGATATATTCTTCCTCCCAATGCTCTTGCTTTACTCAACTATTTGCGTGTTATGGATCCGCGAGAAATTCATAAAGTACAAGTAGGCGAAAAAAATGCTATGCTTATTAGAAGAGTTTTACAAGAAACGATTCAAAGCCGTTACGAAGGAAGAATGCGCTCCTGGACTGTATTAGAAACTATGGGGGGAAATTAA
- the deoC gene encoding deoxyribose-phosphate aldolase: MKDWQSIARHIDHTLLKAEAEEKEIRKLCAEATRYSFASVCVNPLWVEEARHILREGPVKVATVIAFPLGATWSTLKALEAREVILRGAQELDMVMNIAWAKEGRWEKLQEDIEAVVLEGKAFQNISVKVILETAFLTPQEIEEACRRAMAAGADYVKTSTGFGPAGATVENVALMKNIVSRQGKVKASGGIRSAQDAITMLEAGADRLGTSASLKIMNDLGAPTL; the protein is encoded by the coding sequence ATGAAAGATTGGCAGTCCATAGCTCGTCACATCGATCATACCTTACTAAAAGCAGAGGCTGAAGAAAAGGAGATTCGAAAGCTTTGCGCTGAAGCAACTCGCTATTCTTTTGCCTCTGTATGCGTCAATCCTTTGTGGGTAGAAGAAGCACGACATATTCTAAGGGAAGGACCTGTTAAAGTAGCTACTGTCATTGCTTTTCCTCTAGGCGCAACTTGGTCGACTCTAAAAGCACTAGAAGCAAGAGAAGTAATTCTAAGAGGTGCCCAGGAGTTAGATATGGTGATGAATATCGCTTGGGCCAAAGAAGGACGTTGGGAAAAGCTGCAAGAAGATATAGAAGCTGTCGTTCTAGAAGGAAAAGCTTTCCAAAACATTTCTGTGAAGGTGATTCTTGAAACAGCTTTTTTAACACCTCAAGAAATTGAAGAAGCATGTCGGAGAGCTATGGCCGCTGGTGCAGATTATGTAAAAACATCAACAGGATTTGGCCCTGCAGGTGCAACTGTAGAAAATGTTGCTCTAATGAAAAATATTGTGTCAAGGCAAGGAAAAGTAAAAGCTTCTGGTGGAATTCGTTCTGCCCAGGATGCTATAACCATGTTAGAAGCTGGCGCTGATCGTTTGGGAACGAGCGCTTCTCTAAAAATAATGAATGATTTAGGCGCACCAACACTCTAG
- the era gene encoding GTPase Era yields the protein MPFDVSTGQQEVEDFRSGFIAIIGRPNVGKSTLMNQLIGKKVAIMSDKPQTTRNRIVGVLHAQEGQAIFLDTPGIHKPKHKLGEIMVTTARKTLSEVDLIFYVVDVTMEPGGGEEYISNLLQGLKTPIFLIVNKMDAIEREKGLQRIAQYSQLVTWKEVIPVSALVNKNLDRLKEMIFMNLPKGPRYYPADAITDQPEKLLMAELIREKVLYAMREEIPHSVAVVIEHLEKRQKGPLVVHGTIFTERKSQKGMLIGKGGSMLKELGIEARQDIEKLLGTPIYLQLWVKVKEDWRSRPDVLRSFGYDEKFD from the coding sequence GTGCCTTTTGATGTATCAACAGGACAGCAAGAAGTAGAAGACTTTCGTTCTGGTTTTATTGCGATTATCGGACGACCCAATGTTGGAAAATCGACGTTAATGAATCAATTGATTGGAAAAAAAGTGGCCATCATGTCCGATAAGCCCCAGACCACGCGAAATCGAATTGTCGGTGTGCTTCATGCACAGGAAGGGCAAGCTATATTTCTTGATACACCAGGCATCCACAAACCCAAACACAAGCTCGGTGAGATCATGGTTACGACAGCAAGAAAAACGCTTAGTGAAGTAGACCTTATATTTTACGTTGTCGATGTAACCATGGAACCAGGCGGTGGAGAAGAATATATTAGCAACTTGCTACAAGGTTTGAAGACGCCGATTTTCTTAATCGTTAATAAAATGGACGCCATTGAACGCGAAAAAGGATTACAGCGAATTGCTCAATATAGTCAACTTGTAACTTGGAAAGAAGTTATTCCTGTCTCAGCTCTTGTGAACAAGAATCTAGATCGCTTAAAAGAAATGATCTTTATGAACTTGCCAAAAGGACCGCGGTACTACCCTGCTGATGCGATTACGGACCAACCAGAAAAGCTCTTGATGGCAGAGCTCATCCGGGAAAAAGTCCTATATGCCATGAGAGAAGAGATTCCACATTCTGTAGCAGTCGTCATTGAACATTTAGAAAAACGTCAAAAAGGGCCTCTCGTTGTTCATGGAACCATTTTTACGGAACGAAAATCACAAAAAGGCATGCTTATCGGTAAGGGTGGCTCGATGCTAAAAGAACTAGGTATAGAAGCTCGTCAAGATATAGAAAAACTGCTAGGCACACCAATTTATCTACAACTCTGGGTCAAAGTAAAAGAAGACTGGCGGAGTCGACCTGATGTACTGCGCTCTTTTGGCTATGATGAAAAGTTTGACTAG
- a CDS encoding cytidine deaminase, which translates to MIREEDFARLPVNLDRQKVIEAIQLARKMRERAYVPYSNFPVGAALLSLDGNLYGGCNIENSSFGLTNCAERTALFKALSEGCNRFTLLVLTTLRKDPVTPCGACRQVLSEFASELPILYVNDEEEQVWMDLQVLLPQAFVFTTASTEKTGEKST; encoded by the coding sequence ATGATAAGAGAAGAAGATTTTGCTAGATTGCCTGTTAATTTGGATAGACAGAAGGTAATTGAAGCGATTCAGTTGGCTCGCAAGATGAGAGAGCGGGCTTATGTACCTTACTCTAACTTCCCCGTCGGGGCTGCTTTATTAAGTCTTGATGGCAATCTCTATGGAGGTTGTAATATAGAGAATAGCTCTTTTGGCTTAACCAATTGCGCTGAAAGAACGGCCCTTTTTAAAGCTCTTTCTGAAGGTTGTAATCGCTTTACTTTACTTGTACTTACAACGCTCAGAAAAGATCCTGTAACCCCTTGCGGTGCTTGTCGTCAAGTTCTTTCAGAATTTGCCTCTGAATTGCCCATTCTTTATGTTAATGATGAAGAAGAGCAGGTATGGATGGATCTACAAGTGTTGTTACCACAAGCTTTTGTATTTACAACTGCTTCTACAGAGAAAACAGGAGAGAAATCGACTTGA
- a CDS encoding diacylglycerol kinase, which yields MVSVGMKGRKLIFSFFYAIRGIWKAIQEEQNLKIHLATTVVVIFLTFYFAIDGWERAWIILSTFLVLSAEMFNTAIEAVVDRGGQAYHPLAELAKDAAAGAVLLLAIQAIIAGITVFGPRVLALW from the coding sequence ATGGTCTCAGTCGGGATGAAGGGTAGAAAACTTATTTTTTCTTTTTTTTATGCTATCCGAGGAATTTGGAAGGCTATTCAAGAAGAACAGAATTTGAAGATTCATCTTGCCACAACAGTGGTCGTGATTTTTCTGACTTTCTACTTTGCTATTGATGGATGGGAAAGAGCCTGGATCATCCTTTCTACTTTTCTGGTTTTATCTGCTGAAATGTTTAATACGGCCATTGAAGCGGTTGTAGATCGTGGTGGACAGGCCTACCATCCCCTTGCCGAATTGGCCAAAGATGCGGCAGCCGGTGCTGTTCTATTATTGGCAATTCAGGCTATAATAGCTGGTATAACTGTTTTTGGTCCTAGAGTTCTTGCTCTTTGGTAA
- the ybeY gene encoding rRNA maturation RNase YbeY, translating to MELFIVNEYTEELDAETEETWQLMLEQLTFACLEEVEYPIDDVEVCLLLTNNDKIQQLNKDYRNIDMPTDVLSFAMEEQSDEEIEFDDPTEGQLLGDIVISLDKVKEQAQDYGHTIDRELAYLFVHGMFHLLGYDHQEEKEKIEMRALEEKVLTAYGLSRDEG from the coding sequence ATGGAACTATTTATAGTCAATGAATATACGGAAGAATTGGATGCAGAAACAGAAGAAACTTGGCAGCTTATGCTAGAACAATTGACCTTTGCTTGTCTGGAAGAAGTGGAATATCCTATCGATGATGTAGAGGTTTGCCTGCTTCTAACGAACAATGATAAAATTCAACAGTTGAATAAAGACTATCGCAATATAGATATGCCTACCGATGTTTTATCTTTTGCTATGGAAGAACAAAGCGATGAAGAGATAGAATTTGACGATCCTACTGAGGGACAGCTTTTGGGTGATATCGTTATTTCGTTAGATAAGGTTAAAGAACAAGCGCAAGACTATGGTCATACGATAGACAGAGAACTGGCTTATTTATTTGTACATGGGATGTTTCATCTTCTCGGGTATGATCATCAAGAGGAGAAAGAGAAAATAGAGATGAGAGCTTTAGAAGAGAAAGTTCTTACTGCATATGGTCTCAGTCGGGATGAAGGGTAG